A single genomic interval of Zobellia nedashkovskayae harbors:
- a CDS encoding NAD(P)/FAD-dependent oxidoreductase: protein MSDTDALNLPKSSLPRIVIVGGGFGGVALAKKLSKKEVQVVLLDKNNYHTFQPLLYQVSTGGLEPDSIAYPIRKILQDYNNFFFRLAEVQSVAPESKTIITNIGELGYDYLVIAAGSTTNFFGNTAIEANGMAMKTIPQSLNLRSLILENFEQALLTDDLHERDALMNFVIVGGGPTGVELAGALAEIKKGILPKDYPDLDTRRAQINLVQSGDRILKGMSDNASKKAEEFLESLGVHIWKNTRVTSYDGKTADTKTELKFEAATLVWAAGVKGVPIGGLDAEEFLVRGNRLKVNEFNQILGQDAIFAVGDIACMQTEDTPHGHPMMAQPAIQQGRNLGDNLLRLVRKEPMQPFIYKDKGSMATVGRNKAVVDMKNYRFQGVFAWFVWMFVHLFFLIGFRNRVVVFVNWVYNYVRFDREARLIIRPYQRDYSLFKDQKTL from the coding sequence ATGTCAGATACAGATGCACTTAACTTACCTAAATCTAGCTTACCACGAATCGTAATTGTTGGTGGGGGTTTTGGGGGAGTAGCCTTAGCTAAAAAATTAAGTAAGAAAGAAGTGCAAGTTGTACTTCTTGATAAGAATAACTATCACACCTTTCAACCACTTCTTTATCAGGTTTCTACAGGTGGTTTAGAGCCAGATTCTATTGCATATCCTATTCGTAAGATTTTACAGGATTATAATAACTTCTTTTTTCGGTTGGCAGAGGTGCAATCGGTAGCGCCTGAATCAAAAACTATAATAACCAATATTGGTGAATTAGGGTATGATTATTTGGTAATAGCCGCTGGCTCCACAACCAATTTTTTTGGTAATACAGCAATAGAGGCCAATGGTATGGCAATGAAGACTATTCCACAATCTCTAAATCTGAGAAGTCTAATATTGGAGAATTTTGAGCAGGCACTTTTGACGGATGATCTTCATGAGCGGGATGCGCTTATGAATTTCGTTATTGTTGGTGGAGGACCTACAGGTGTTGAACTTGCTGGAGCTTTGGCTGAAATTAAGAAAGGAATTCTTCCAAAAGATTATCCAGATTTAGATACGCGAAGGGCACAAATTAATCTAGTGCAATCTGGTGATAGAATATTGAAGGGAATGAGTGATAATGCCTCAAAAAAGGCGGAAGAATTTTTAGAAAGTCTTGGTGTACATATTTGGAAAAACACACGGGTTACCAGTTATGATGGTAAAACGGCAGATACTAAAACAGAACTGAAATTTGAGGCTGCCACTTTGGTATGGGCAGCGGGAGTTAAAGGTGTTCCCATAGGCGGATTAGATGCCGAGGAGTTTTTGGTAAGAGGTAATAGACTTAAAGTAAATGAGTTCAATCAGATTTTAGGTCAGGATGCCATTTTTGCAGTTGGCGATATAGCTTGCATGCAAACGGAGGATACCCCGCATGGTCATCCAATGATGGCGCAACCCGCTATTCAACAAGGAAGGAATTTAGGAGATAATTTATTAAGATTGGTTCGTAAAGAACCTATGCAGCCATTTATTTATAAAGACAAAGGAAGCATGGCTACCGTGGGCCGTAATAAGGCAGTAGTAGATATGAAAAATTACAGGTTTCAAGGAGTTTTTGCTTGGTTTGTTTGGATGTTCGTTCACCTTTTCTTTCTAATAGGTTTCAGAAATAGAGTAGTGGTATTTGTAAACTGGGTATATAATTATGTGCGTTTTGATAGGGAAGCACGCTTGATTATACGTCCCTACCAACGCGACTATTCTTTATTCAAAGATCAGAAGACTTTATAG
- a CDS encoding glycoside hydrolase family 13 protein gives MSKSTERKWWKEGVVYQIYPRSFQDTTGNGIGDLQGIIKRLDYIHSLGVDIIWLNPVYTSPNDDNGYDISDYRNIMAEFGTMADIDQLMAEMKKRDLRLVMDLVVNHSSDEHEWFVESRKSRDNEYRDYYHWWPAEKGTPPKRFSYFDVDSNAWKYDEPTDAYYLHYYSAKQPDLKWENPKVREEVYDLMKFWFDKGVDGFRMDVISTISKDTAYPELPKKYNGDFIPYYADGPHLHEYLREMNKEVLSKYDVMTVGEAPGVIQDQALDFVDEDRNELNMFFHFDLMGLDREPGETFKMSQEPWKLTEFKKIFSEWDTIFAKKGWGSLYLNNHDFPRSVSRWGNDSKMHWQNSATLLQTFLLSMRGTPYFLYGEEIGMTNIKFDRITDYQDINTRTRYNGIKKAGGDLEDFLKDEKRAGRDNSRTPMQWDTKLNSGFSEGKTWLKVNENFKEGINVAEQEPEKDSVLNYFRSMVQVRKNHLALVYGDYRILLADNEQIYAYLRTWENERFVVLLNFSTKRSSVTVDEVDFDKAHLIISNDDAENNKTDNNFELTPYQAVIYKVF, from the coding sequence ATGAGCAAGAGTACCGAAAGAAAATGGTGGAAAGAAGGTGTTGTTTATCAAATTTATCCTAGAAGTTTTCAAGATACCACCGGTAATGGTATTGGCGACTTACAGGGCATCATCAAAAGACTTGATTATATTCACAGTCTTGGTGTAGACATCATTTGGCTCAACCCTGTGTATACCTCTCCAAACGACGATAATGGTTACGATATTTCTGATTATAGAAATATTATGGCCGAGTTTGGTACTATGGCCGACATAGATCAGCTAATGGCAGAAATGAAGAAAAGAGATCTTCGTTTGGTCATGGACCTTGTTGTGAATCATAGTAGTGATGAGCACGAATGGTTTGTTGAATCCAGGAAGTCCAGAGACAATGAGTATCGGGATTATTACCACTGGTGGCCAGCCGAGAAAGGTACGCCTCCAAAGCGTTTTAGTTATTTTGATGTAGACAGTAATGCCTGGAAATATGATGAACCTACAGATGCATACTACCTCCACTATTATTCGGCAAAACAGCCAGACCTAAAATGGGAGAACCCAAAAGTAAGGGAAGAAGTATATGACCTTATGAAGTTTTGGTTTGACAAAGGTGTTGACGGTTTTCGTATGGATGTAATCTCAACTATATCCAAAGACACCGCTTATCCAGAACTTCCAAAGAAATACAACGGAGATTTTATTCCATATTATGCTGATGGACCTCATCTGCACGAGTATTTGCGAGAGATGAATAAAGAAGTTTTAAGTAAATATGATGTCATGACCGTGGGTGAAGCTCCAGGCGTTATTCAAGATCAAGCTTTAGACTTCGTAGATGAAGACCGAAATGAACTGAATATGTTCTTTCATTTTGACCTTATGGGACTTGACCGTGAACCTGGCGAAACTTTTAAAATGAGCCAAGAGCCATGGAAACTAACTGAATTTAAAAAAATATTCTCTGAATGGGATACAATTTTTGCTAAGAAAGGCTGGGGTAGCCTATATTTAAACAATCATGATTTTCCAAGAAGTGTAAGCCGTTGGGGTAACGATTCTAAAATGCACTGGCAAAATTCTGCCACTTTATTACAGACTTTTTTACTTTCTATGCGAGGTACTCCTTATTTTCTGTACGGAGAAGAAATAGGTATGACCAACATTAAATTTGACCGTATAACGGATTATCAGGACATTAACACACGTACACGTTATAATGGCATAAAAAAGGCTGGTGGCGACCTAGAAGACTTCCTAAAAGACGAGAAAAGAGCAGGAAGGGACAATTCCAGAACCCCAATGCAATGGGACACCAAATTAAACTCCGGATTCTCTGAGGGTAAAACATGGCTTAAGGTGAACGAAAATTTTAAAGAAGGTATTAATGTTGCCGAACAAGAACCAGAAAAAGACTCTGTTCTAAACTATTTTAGAAGTATGGTTCAGGTTCGCAAGAATCACCTTGCGCTTGTATATGGTGATTACCGCATATTATTGGCGGATAACGAGCAGATTTATGCCTATTTGCGAACATGGGAAAATGAACGCTTTGTAGTACTATTAAATTTTTCAACCAAAAGAAGCTCGGTTACGGTAGATGAAGTTGACTTTGATAAGGCCCATCTTATAATTTCCAACGACGATGCAGAAAACAACAAAACCGATAATAATTTTGAGCTTACGCCTTACCAAGCCGTAATCTATAAAGTCTTCTGA
- the xerD gene encoding site-specific tyrosine recombinase XerD: MNWDQALQDYGHYLRIERGLSDNSIKNYNWDITKLINFLKDNSLSDNPERIPKETLQQFIYEIAKTMNPRSQARIISGLKSFFNYLVFEDYRKDNPMDLIESPKIGRKLPDTLSEDEINKIIEAIDLSKAEGERNRAMLETLYGCGLRVSELVDLKISDLFFEEDFIKVTGKGDKQRFVPISEVNKKYIAIYQKEVRVHQDIKKGFEDILFLNRRGRQLTRAMIFTIIKRLAVEIDLKKSISPHTFRHSFATHLLQNGADLRAIQQMLGHESITTTEVYVHVDRTHLTEVMNKYHPRK, encoded by the coding sequence ATGAATTGGGATCAAGCACTTCAAGACTACGGGCATTATCTTAGAATTGAACGAGGACTCTCGGACAACTCTATTAAAAATTATAATTGGGACATCACGAAACTCATTAATTTTTTAAAAGATAATTCACTGAGTGACAATCCTGAACGCATACCAAAAGAAACATTACAACAATTTATTTATGAAATAGCAAAGACCATGAACCCTAGGTCTCAAGCACGGATTATCTCAGGCCTTAAGAGTTTTTTCAACTATTTGGTATTTGAAGATTACAGAAAAGACAATCCTATGGATTTGATCGAGTCACCCAAAATAGGTAGAAAGTTACCTGATACCCTCTCAGAAGATGAAATCAATAAAATTATAGAAGCCATAGACCTTTCTAAAGCAGAAGGTGAGCGCAACCGGGCTATGCTTGAAACTCTTTATGGATGCGGGCTTCGGGTCTCCGAATTGGTAGATTTAAAAATCTCTGACTTATTTTTTGAGGAAGATTTTATAAAAGTCACCGGTAAAGGAGATAAACAACGTTTTGTACCTATTAGCGAGGTGAATAAAAAATACATTGCCATTTACCAAAAAGAAGTACGGGTACATCAAGATATTAAAAAAGGGTTTGAAGACATCTTATTTTTAAACCGAAGAGGAAGACAACTTACCCGCGCCATGATTTTCACCATTATAAAGCGCCTTGCCGTAGAAATTGACCTTAAAAAAAGTATTAGCCCGCATACCTTTAGACATTCTTTTGCAACGCATTTATTACAAAATGGAGCCGACCTTAGAGCTATTCAACAAATGTTAGGACATGAAAGCATCACTACTACAGAAGTTTACGTGCATGTAGATCGCACACACCTTACAGAGGTCATGAACAAATACCACCCAAGGAAGTAG
- a CDS encoding porin family protein produces MKIKFYAIAALVFFGVQSSSAQTVIQGTGPSSGLNTGEISFGGKAGINFTTLLGENADNTSAKVGAFIGGVVEIPVADNFYVQPELVFALQGADLGPSNVSLVYVQIPLMAKYHITDEVAVELGPQVGFLLGDNWDEDLNGQDTNSTDLGINLGGGYRMDENFYFQLRLGFGLSKVLDFSGTHNGAVSVGAVYFL; encoded by the coding sequence ATGAAAATTAAGTTTTACGCTATTGCAGCGTTAGTTTTTTTTGGAGTTCAAAGTAGTAGTGCACAAACGGTAATACAAGGTACTGGTCCCTCAAGCGGACTTAATACAGGCGAAATTTCTTTTGGGGGAAAGGCAGGGATTAATTTTACGACTTTGCTTGGTGAGAATGCGGACAATACTTCAGCGAAAGTGGGTGCTTTTATTGGAGGTGTCGTTGAAATACCAGTTGCGGATAATTTTTATGTGCAACCAGAGTTAGTATTTGCTTTACAAGGCGCAGATTTAGGTCCTTCTAACGTGAGTTTGGTTTACGTACAAATCCCCCTTATGGCAAAATATCATATTACAGATGAGGTAGCAGTTGAACTTGGTCCTCAAGTAGGATTTCTTTTAGGAGATAACTGGGACGAAGATTTAAATGGACAAGACACAAATTCAACTGATTTAGGGATTAATTTAGGTGGAGGATACCGAATGGACGAAAACTTCTATTTTCAGTTAAGACTAGGTTTTGGACTTTCAAAAGTGTTGGATTTTTCTGGAACACATAATGGAGCTGTATCTGTAGGTGCCGTTTACTTTTTGTAA
- the aroQ gene encoding type II 3-dehydroquinate dehydratase yields MKLIIINGPNLNLLGKREPEVYGNKTFEDYFADLQFQFKDVQLEYFQSNIEGELIGKIQEVGFSYDGIVLNAAAYTHTSVGIGDAIKAVTTPVVEVHISNTHKREEFRHVSYISPVAKGVILGFGLQSYDLAIQSFLK; encoded by the coding sequence ATGAAATTAATCATAATCAATGGTCCCAACCTGAATTTGTTGGGCAAGCGCGAGCCTGAAGTCTACGGCAACAAAACTTTTGAAGATTATTTTGCTGATTTACAGTTCCAGTTTAAAGACGTGCAACTGGAATATTTTCAATCCAATATAGAAGGTGAACTTATTGGTAAAATACAGGAAGTAGGTTTTTCCTATGACGGTATTGTCTTAAATGCAGCTGCTTACACGCATACTTCCGTGGGTATTGGCGATGCTATAAAAGCGGTGACTACGCCCGTTGTTGAGGTTCATATTTCTAACACTCATAAGCGCGAAGAATTTAGGCATGTATCCTATATCTCACCCGTTGCAAAAGGGGTGATTCTTGGCTTTGGTCTACAGAGTTATGATTTGGCCATTCAGAGTTTTTTGAAGTAA
- a CDS encoding outer membrane beta-barrel protein has protein sequence MIKSFCLFLTLTFSCISMFAQEGFKIGAHAGMPIGEYNDYVSVVIGADVGYMWAPNKVFDLGIKAGIIHGFAETFTGQNVTIDYPSVQFLPLAASVRLWPSKTFSIGGDIGNAFGLNEGNDGGLYYRPQIGFQVGPKSELNFSYTGITINDSTWSTITMGFVYTFLSARHFR, from the coding sequence ATGATCAAATCTTTCTGTTTATTTCTGACCCTTACCTTTTCATGTATTTCAATGTTTGCCCAAGAAGGCTTTAAAATTGGCGCGCACGCCGGTATGCCTATTGGAGAGTATAATGATTATGTTAGTGTCGTTATTGGCGCCGATGTGGGCTATATGTGGGCTCCGAACAAAGTATTTGACCTAGGAATAAAGGCAGGTATAATTCACGGCTTTGCCGAAACCTTTACCGGTCAGAATGTTACTATAGACTATCCTAGCGTTCAGTTTTTACCTCTTGCAGCTTCAGTTAGATTGTGGCCTTCAAAAACATTTTCTATTGGAGGAGACATCGGAAACGCTTTTGGGTTAAATGAAGGAAATGACGGCGGACTTTATTATCGCCCTCAAATAGGATTCCAAGTGGGACCAAAATCTGAACTTAACTTTTCGTACACTGGTATCACCATAAACGACAGCACTTGGTCTACGATTACAATGGGTTTTGTCTATACCTTTTTATCAGCAAGACATTTCAGATAA
- a CDS encoding DUF3817 domain-containing protein translates to MLSFFRVIAVLEGISYLALFAITMPLKYLADLPMPNKYVGYAHGVLFITYVILAVVLWMEQKWSIKKGIIILIASLLPFATFYVEKKYLNDAAVA, encoded by the coding sequence ATGCTAAGTTTTTTTCGGGTTATAGCAGTTTTAGAAGGTATCTCTTATTTGGCTTTGTTTGCCATTACCATGCCGTTAAAGTATTTGGCAGATTTACCTATGCCCAATAAATATGTAGGGTACGCTCACGGTGTGCTATTCATAACCTATGTTATTTTGGCCGTTGTACTATGGATGGAGCAAAAATGGAGCATTAAAAAAGGAATTATAATATTAATTGCTTCCCTTCTACCCTTCGCCACTTTTTACGTGGAAAAAAAGTACCTAAACGATGCCGCTGTTGCGTAA
- the lpdA gene encoding dihydrolipoyl dehydrogenase — MSNFDVIVLGSGPGGYVTAIRASQLGFKVAIIEKENLGGVCLNWGCIPTKALLKSAQVFNYLQHAEDYGLSAENVDKDFDAVVKRSRSVADGMSKGVQFLMKKNKIEVIKGYGTLKAGKKVSVKDADGKETEYSAEHIIIATGARSRELPSLPQDGKKIIGYREAMTLKEQPKSMVVVGSGAIGIEFAYFYNAMGTDVTVVEYLPSIVPVEDEDISKQLERSLKKAGIKIKTSAEVTSVDTSGKGIKATVKTAKGEEVIEADIVLSAVGIKTNIENIGLENVGISTDRDKILVNNYYQTNIPGYYAIGDVTPGQALAHVASAEGILCVEKIADMHVEPLDYGNIPGCTYCTPEIASVGLTEKQAKEKGLDIKVGKFPFSASGKAKAAGTPDGFVKVIFDAKYGEWLGCHMIGAGVTDMIAEAVVARKLETTGHEILKAVHPHPTMSEAVMEAVAAAYDEVIHL; from the coding sequence ATGAGCAATTTCGATGTTATTGTTTTGGGTAGCGGACCCGGAGGATATGTTACCGCTATTAGAGCCTCTCAATTAGGTTTTAAAGTAGCCATTATCGAGAAAGAAAATTTAGGTGGTGTTTGTTTGAATTGGGGTTGTATACCTACCAAAGCATTATTGAAGTCTGCTCAGGTTTTTAATTACCTTCAACATGCTGAAGATTATGGTCTTTCTGCTGAAAATGTAGATAAAGATTTTGATGCCGTGGTAAAAAGAAGCCGTAGCGTTGCCGATGGTATGAGCAAAGGTGTTCAGTTCTTGATGAAGAAAAACAAAATTGAAGTAATCAAAGGTTATGGTACTTTAAAGGCTGGCAAGAAAGTTTCTGTTAAAGATGCTGATGGCAAAGAAACTGAATACAGTGCAGAACACATTATTATTGCTACTGGAGCTCGCAGCCGTGAGTTACCTAGTTTACCACAAGATGGTAAAAAAATTATTGGGTATCGTGAGGCTATGACCTTAAAAGAACAACCAAAATCTATGGTTGTTGTAGGTAGTGGTGCTATAGGTATTGAATTTGCCTATTTCTACAATGCTATGGGTACGGATGTGACTGTAGTAGAATATTTGCCTAGCATTGTTCCGGTTGAAGATGAGGATATCTCAAAACAATTAGAACGTAGCCTAAAGAAAGCCGGTATAAAAATTAAAACTTCTGCAGAAGTTACTTCTGTTGACACTTCAGGCAAAGGCATAAAAGCAACTGTAAAAACTGCTAAAGGCGAAGAAGTTATAGAGGCAGATATTGTTCTTTCTGCTGTTGGTATCAAAACCAATATTGAAAACATAGGTCTTGAGAATGTTGGTATTTCTACCGATAGAGATAAAATATTAGTAAACAATTACTACCAGACAAACATACCAGGTTACTACGCTATTGGCGATGTAACTCCAGGTCAGGCACTAGCACACGTTGCTTCTGCCGAAGGTATTCTTTGTGTTGAAAAAATAGCTGACATGCATGTTGAGCCGTTAGATTACGGCAACATTCCTGGATGTACGTATTGTACTCCTGAGATTGCATCTGTAGGTCTTACTGAAAAACAAGCAAAAGAAAAAGGGCTAGATATTAAAGTTGGTAAATTTCCTTTCTCGGCAAGTGGTAAGGCAAAAGCAGCTGGTACTCCTGACGGTTTTGTAAAAGTTATTTTTGATGCTAAATATGGTGAGTGGTTAGGATGCCATATGATTGGCGCAGGTGTAACTGATATGATCGCTGAAGCTGTTGTTGCAAGAAAACTAGAAACTACAGGTCATGAAATCTTGAAAGCTGTTCACCCTCACCCAACTATGAGTGAAGCTGTTATGGAAGCTGTTGCAGCTGCTTATGACGAGGTAATACACTTGTAA
- a CDS encoding DUF1572 family protein — MDYPNNFIKSVLFEFNRYKSMGDGTFLQLNDEDIHWKLNEGDNSIALIVKHMSGNMLSRWTNFLTEDGEKPWRNREDEFTNPCKTKIEMLAGWEEGWQCLFKALNSVTSDNFDTTIKIRNESHTIVEAVHRQLAHYSSHIGQIVLLGKMIKAEDWTSLSIPKGYSKEFNKNMFKK, encoded by the coding sequence ATGGACTATCCTAATAATTTTATAAAGAGTGTACTTTTTGAATTCAATCGATATAAATCAATGGGCGACGGTACCTTTCTACAGCTCAACGATGAAGATATACACTGGAAATTAAACGAAGGCGACAATTCTATTGCATTAATAGTAAAGCATATGTCTGGTAATATGCTTAGCAGATGGACAAATTTTCTAACCGAAGACGGAGAGAAACCGTGGCGAAATCGGGAAGATGAATTCACTAACCCCTGCAAGACTAAAATAGAAATGCTGGCCGGCTGGGAAGAAGGTTGGCAATGTCTTTTTAAAGCTTTAAACTCAGTTACATCAGATAATTTTGACACAACAATAAAAATAAGAAATGAGAGTCACACAATTGTAGAGGCAGTTCATAGGCAACTAGCTCATTACAGCAGTCATATAGGTCAGATTGTACTTTTAGGTAAAATGATAAAAGCCGAAGATTGGACCTCTCTTTCTATACCAAAAGGCTACTCAAAAGAATTCAATAAAAACATGTTTAAGAAGTAA
- the msrB gene encoding peptide-methionine (R)-S-oxide reductase MsrB produces the protein MYKNILIAIAFVLVGCKGNSQKKETVQETTDKKETNFSVVKTDAEWQKELTPEEFYVLRKAATENPFTSDILENKKEGTYVCAACGTELFKSNTKFDSGTGWPSFYEEIEGNVGYDVDYKIGYKRTEEHCGTCGGHLGHVFEDGPEPTGLRHCINGVALDFVPAE, from the coding sequence ATGTATAAAAATATATTAATCGCAATTGCTTTCGTACTTGTAGGCTGCAAAGGAAATTCCCAGAAAAAGGAAACGGTACAAGAAACAACAGATAAAAAAGAAACAAATTTTAGCGTAGTAAAGACGGATGCCGAATGGCAAAAAGAACTTACACCAGAAGAATTTTATGTACTTCGCAAGGCCGCTACGGAAAACCCTTTTACTTCGGATATATTGGAGAATAAAAAAGAAGGTACTTACGTATGTGCTGCTTGTGGTACTGAGCTTTTTAAAAGTAATACCAAATTTGACTCTGGCACAGGGTGGCCTAGTTTTTATGAGGAAATAGAAGGAAATGTTGGGTACGATGTGGACTATAAAATAGGATACAAAAGAACGGAAGAGCACTGTGGCACTTGTGGAGGACATTTAGGTCATGTTTTTGAAGATGGTCCGGAACCAACTGGTTTAAGACATTGTATTAATGGTGTAGCATTAGATTTTGTGCCTGCAGAATAG
- the glgB gene encoding 1,4-alpha-glucan branching protein GlgB has protein sequence MPQVTVFSLFSDFDIDLFKSGKHFRLYEKLGSHPMELNGVKGTYFAVWAPSARAVSVIGNFNDWDDNVHMLNVRWDGSGIWEGFIPEVGVGEIYKYKIYSNNHGAVTEKADPFARYCEHPPKTASIVWEADYEWKDKKWMDTRKEKNALDAPFSVYEVHLGSWKRDKDGNFLTYEQLAIDLVAYVKDMGFTHIEFMPIMEYPYDPSWGYQLTGYFAPTSRFGDPEGFKLLVDALHQAEIGVILDWVPSHFPEDAHGLGFFDGSHLYEHPDRRRGYHPDWKSLIFNYGRNEVRAFLISNAIFWLDQFHADALRVDAVASMLYLDYSREEGEWEPNMYGNNENLEALSFIREFNEAVYGSFPDVQTIAEESTAFSGVSKPVMYGGLGFGMKWMMGWMHDTLEYFKKEAIYRKHHQNDLTFSATYAFTENYMLPFSHDEVVYGKQSLVYRMPGDEWQRFANLRLMFGYMFTHPGTNLIFMGGEFGQTSEWNFQKSLEWHLTEYAVHSGVQELIKDLNSIYKNYPALYQKQFSPDGFQWIDYGDHENSVLTYIRRGNNAEDELYVACNFTPVPRENYRIGIPKNSGKLTIILNSDDKKYGGSGTDPKISGIKEIAWHGREQSIELTIPPLSIVIFQ, from the coding sequence ATGCCACAAGTAACTGTTTTTAGTCTTTTCTCCGATTTTGATATTGATCTTTTTAAATCAGGTAAACATTTTAGATTATATGAGAAACTAGGTTCCCACCCAATGGAATTGAACGGGGTAAAGGGTACTTATTTTGCTGTATGGGCGCCGTCTGCTCGCGCAGTATCGGTTATTGGTAACTTTAACGATTGGGACGATAATGTACATATGCTTAATGTAAGATGGGATGGCAGCGGTATATGGGAAGGCTTTATTCCTGAAGTAGGTGTAGGTGAAATTTATAAGTATAAAATATATTCTAATAATCACGGTGCGGTCACGGAAAAGGCCGATCCGTTTGCAAGATATTGTGAACATCCTCCAAAAACTGCATCCATTGTTTGGGAGGCGGATTATGAATGGAAGGATAAAAAATGGATGGACACTCGAAAAGAGAAAAATGCGCTTGACGCTCCTTTTTCTGTCTACGAAGTACATTTAGGTTCTTGGAAGCGTGATAAGGACGGAAACTTTCTTACTTACGAACAATTGGCCATAGATTTGGTAGCCTATGTTAAAGACATGGGCTTTACTCATATAGAGTTTATGCCTATAATGGAATACCCTTACGATCCTTCATGGGGATACCAACTTACAGGCTACTTTGCACCAACATCTAGATTTGGTGATCCAGAAGGTTTTAAATTACTGGTAGATGCATTGCACCAAGCAGAAATTGGGGTTATATTGGATTGGGTGCCTTCACATTTTCCTGAAGACGCACATGGCCTTGGCTTTTTTGATGGATCACATCTTTATGAGCATCCGGATAGAAGAAGAGGATATCACCCAGATTGGAAGAGTTTGATTTTTAACTACGGAAGAAACGAAGTTCGTGCCTTTTTAATTAGTAACGCAATTTTTTGGTTGGATCAATTTCATGCAGATGCCTTGCGTGTAGATGCCGTAGCCTCCATGCTTTATTTAGATTATTCTAGAGAAGAAGGGGAGTGGGAGCCAAATATGTACGGGAACAACGAAAACCTTGAAGCCTTATCTTTCATTCGTGAGTTTAACGAGGCGGTTTACGGTAGTTTTCCAGATGTACAGACTATTGCAGAAGAATCAACAGCATTTTCCGGAGTTTCAAAACCTGTTATGTATGGAGGTTTAGGTTTTGGAATGAAGTGGATGATGGGTTGGATGCACGATACTTTAGAATACTTCAAAAAAGAAGCAATCTATAGAAAACACCACCAAAACGATCTTACATTTAGTGCAACTTATGCCTTTACCGAAAATTATATGTTGCCATTTTCACATGATGAAGTTGTATATGGTAAACAATCATTAGTGTACCGCATGCCTGGTGATGAGTGGCAGCGTTTTGCTAACCTGCGTTTAATGTTTGGGTATATGTTTACGCACCCTGGAACGAATCTTATTTTTATGGGAGGTGAATTTGGCCAGACCAGCGAATGGAATTTTCAGAAAAGTTTAGAATGGCATCTAACGGAGTATGCCGTACATAGTGGTGTGCAAGAGCTTATTAAAGATTTGAACAGTATTTATAAAAATTACCCAGCTTTATACCAAAAGCAATTTAGCCCCGATGGTTTTCAGTGGATAGATTATGGAGATCATGAAAATTCTGTCCTAACTTATATAAGAAGAGGTAATAATGCGGAAGATGAGTTATATGTTGCTTGTAATTTTACTCCAGTGCCTAGAGAGAACTATAGAATAGGAATACCAAAAAATTCTGGTAAGCTAACAATTATCTTAAATAGTGACGATAAAAAATACGGAGGATCTGGTACGGATCCAAAAATTTCAGGAATAAAGGAGATAGCGTGGCATGGGCGTGAACAATCTATAGAATTGACTATTCCACCTTTAAGTATTGTTATTTTTCAATAG